The genome window CCTCGCCCCTCAACCACCGCCGCTGGAAGACGGACTGGAACTGCCCGCGCGTCCGCCGCCATCACGCTGCGGATCTACGCCCATCCGTGGCCGGGAGAAGAAGACCGCACCCGGGCCGTCATGGACGCCGTGCTCGGCGGCCTGCGGTCCGGGTGCGGACAGGGAGACACTGCAACCAACGTAATCGCAGGTCAGAAGGCATGATTCAAGATCAGGCCTTCTTGGTCTCCCAGAAGATCTTGTCGATCTGGGCGATGTAGTCCAGCGCCTTCTGGCCCGTCGCCGGGTCCGTCGAGCCCTTGGCGGCCGAGAGGGCCTTCAGGGTGTCGTTGACCAGCTGGTGCAGCTCCGGGTACTTCTCGAAGTGCGGGGCCTTGAAGTAGTCGCTCCACAGCACCGACACGTGGTGCTTGGCGAGCTCGGCACGCTGCTCCTTGATGGTGGTGGCGCGCGCCTGGAAGTGCGGGTCGTCGTTGGCGGCCATCTTCTCCTGGATGGCCTTCACCGACTCCGCCTCGATGCGGGCCTGGGCCGGGTCGTAGACACCACAGGGGAGGTCGCAGTGGGCGCTGACCTTGACCTTCGGGGCAAACAGGCGGGAGAGCATGAAGCTGTCCTTCCTCGTGATCGTCATCTCAGGTGGGACATTACTCCGTAGGGGACCGGTTTTGGCGAGTGCCCCCAGGGGCTTACGCCAAAAGTCCAGGGTGAGACTGGGACTGGTGGAGGAACGGACCGGGGAGGTGCCGGATGATGCCGGAGCTGTCACAGGAGACCGAGCGCACGAGGGCGTTGCTGCCGCTGGGGGTGGCGGAGGTCACGGGGCCGTCCATGGTGCCCACGCTCCAGCACGGGGACCGGCTGCTCCTGCAGTACGGGGCCCGGGTGCGGCCCGGTGACGTCATCGTGCTGCGTCACCCCTTCCAGCAGGACCTGCTGGTGGTCAAGCGGGCCGTGGAGTTGCGCGAGGGCGGCTGGTGGGTGCTCGGCGACAATCCGTACGCGGGTGGGGACAGCACCGACTACGGCACCGTCCCCGAGGAACTGGTCCTTGGGAAGGTGTGGTTCCGCTACCGCCCGCTCAGGGACGGTCAGCGCTCGGCCTTCGCGCTGCTGCGCTGGGTGCTCTCCGCCGCCCGGCCCGTGCTCTCCGACCGGTCCGCCTCCAGGCGCTTGCGGGCCCGGTAGGCGGCCACGTTCGCGCGCGTCGCGCAGCGGTCCGAGCAGTAGCGACGGGAGCGGTTCGTCGAGGTGTCGAGGTAGGCGTTGCGGCAGGGAGCCGCCTCGCACAGGCCCAGACGGTCCACGCCGTACTCGGTGAGGTGGAAGGCGAGCCCCATCGCGGCGATGGCCGCGTAGCCGGCGGTCGCGTTCGACGGGTGGTCCGCGAGGTGCATGTGCCACAGAGGGCGGCCGTCGTCGTCCCGGTGGTCGTGCCCGGAGATCTGCGGGCTCACCGGGAACTCGAGGAGAAGGGAGTTCAGCAGGTCCACGGCGAGCGTCTCGTCACCCTGGTCCGCCGCCTCGAAGACCGAGCGCAGCCGGGCCCGGACCGAGCGGAAGCGGGTCACATCGGCGTCGGTGGCACGGCGGGCCGCCGACTGGTTGCCCCCGAAGAGGTCGCGGACGGCCTCCACCGAGGTCAGCGCGTCCTTGCTCCGGGCCGGTTCCTCGCTGTTCACGAGACGTACGGCATAGTCCGAGTAATAGGCCAGTTCCACTTGTAGTCCTTACGAAGGCGCTCTATCGTCGTGGGTGCGATGCGTAACAGATGACCCTGCGTCCAGGGTATTACGCAGTTCCGTGAAGAAGGGGGCTTCCGATGGACACGACGACCGGATCCACGACGGGCACCGACTGGCAGGCCTGGCAGAAGAGCTGGGACCGCCAGCAGGAGTGGTACATGCCCGACCGCGAGGAGCGCTTCCGGATCATGCTCGACATGGTCGAGGCGTTCGTGGGCACCGAACCCCGCGTGCTCGACCTCGCGTGCGGCACCGGCAGCATCACCGCCCGGCTCATCGCCCGCTTCCCGAACGCCACCAGCACCGGCGTCGACCTCGACCCGGCCCTGCTCACGATCGCGCGCGGCACGTTCGAGGGCGACGACCGCGTCACGTTCGTCGAGGCGGACCTCAAGGACCCCGACTGGCCGGCGCGCCTGCCGTACGACGCGTACGACGCCGTCCTCACCGCCACGGCCCTCCACTGGCTGCGCGACGAGCCCCTCGAGGCCCTCTATGGTCGGATCGCGGAACTCGTCCGCTACGGCGGCGTCTTCATGAACGCCGACCACATGATCGACGACACCACGCCCCGGATCAACGCGGCCGAAAGCGCCCAGCGGCACGCCCGCATGGATCAGGCCATGCGCGACGGCGCCCTCGACTGGGCCGAGTGGTGGGCGCTGGCCGCCAAGGACCCCGTCCTCACCGCGCCGACCGCCCGCCGCTTCGAGATCTACGGCGCCCACGCCGACGGCGACATGCCCTCCGCCGCCTGGCACGCGCGCGTACTGCGCGACAAGGGCTTCGCCGAGGCCCGCCCGGTGTGGTGCTCCCCCTCGGACACGCTGCTGCTGGCCCTCAAGTAGGGCCGAATGCCTGCCTGCTGTGCCGCGCAATTCCCTTGATCGTCGTCGCCGACACCGATAGCGTGCCCCTGTCAATTCGAAAGTTTGTGTGCGCTGGTGCGTCCTCACGCGCCTGGCTGACCACCAGGGAGCGCACCTGACGAAGGGGGAAGTGTGCGCAGCAAGTTGCTCGGCGCCTTGGCGCCCGTTGTTCTCGCGGCTGCCGCGATCGTTCCGCTCACCGCCGGCACGGCATCTGCCGACCCGCCGTGTGCTGAGGACGTGTACGGCAAGAAGGTGTATTCGGGAAGCCAGGAGGGCTACCAGATCGATGTGACGCTCAACCGTTGCAACCGGCCGACCCGGGCGATGGCGAAGTGCGCGGCCCTCGGCGGATCCGGGATCAACTACGGCCCCACCGTCACCCACGGAACCAGCAGGACCGACTTCTGCGCCCGGGGTTCCGAGATGGTGGACGAGGGATGGCAGGTCTACTACGGCGGTAAGTGGAACAACCGCTGGGTGGGCTGATCCCGCAAAAAGTGGCCCCCATGTCGCGGACATGGGGGCCACTGTCGTGTGTCGCGAGCCGTCTACAGGACCTTCGACAGGAAGGACTTCGTCCGCTCGTGCTGGGGGTTCGTCAGGACCTCACGCGGGTGGCCGGCCTCGACCACCACACCGTCGTCCATGAAGACGAGCGAGTCGCCGACCTCCCGGGCGAAGCCCATCTCGTGCGTGACGACGATCATCGTCATGCCGTCCTCCGCGAGGTCCCGCATGACGTCGAGGACCTCGCCGACCAGCTCCGGGTCGAGGGCCGAGGTCGGCTCATCGAAGAGCATCAGCTTGGGCTCCATCGCCAGCGCGCGGGCGATGGCGACGCGCTGCTGCTGGCCGCCGGAGAGCTGGGCGGGGTAGTGGCCGGTACGGTCACCGAGACCCACCCGGTCCAGGAGCCGCTGCGCCCGCTCCCGGGCGGCGGCCCTGCTCTCGCGCTTGACCTGGACCGGCGCCTCCATGACGTTCTCCAGCGCCGTCATGTGCGGGAAGAGGTTGAAGCGCTGGAACACCATGCCGATGTCCCGTCGCTGCGCCGCGACCTCCTTCTCCTTCAGCTCGTAGAGCTTGTCGCCCTTCTGCCGGTAGCCGACCAGGTCCCCGTCGACGTAGAGTCGCCCGGCGCTGATCTTCTCCAGGTGGTTGATGCACCGCAGGAAGGTGGACTTGCCCGAGCCGGAGGGGCCGATGAGGCAGAACACCTCCCGTGGG of Streptomyces cynarae contains these proteins:
- the sodN gene encoding superoxide dismutase, Ni → MLSRLFAPKVKVSAHCDLPCGVYDPAQARIEAESVKAIQEKMAANDDPHFQARATTIKEQRAELAKHHVSVLWSDYFKAPHFEKYPELHQLVNDTLKALSAAKGSTDPATGQKALDYIAQIDKIFWETKKA
- the sodX gene encoding nickel-type superoxide dismutase maturation protease, producing the protein MPELSQETERTRALLPLGVAEVTGPSMVPTLQHGDRLLLQYGARVRPGDVIVLRHPFQQDLLVVKRAVELREGGWWVLGDNPYAGGDSTDYGTVPEELVLGKVWFRYRPLRDGQRSAFALLRWVLSAARPVLSDRSASRRLRAR
- a CDS encoding CGNR zinc finger domain-containing protein, translated to MELAYYSDYAVRLVNSEEPARSKDALTSVEAVRDLFGGNQSAARRATDADVTRFRSVRARLRSVFEAADQGDETLAVDLLNSLLLEFPVSPQISGHDHRDDDGRPLWHMHLADHPSNATAGYAAIAAMGLAFHLTEYGVDRLGLCEAAPCRNAYLDTSTNRSRRYCSDRCATRANVAAYRARKRLEADRSESTGRAAESTQRSSAKAER
- a CDS encoding class I SAM-dependent methyltransferase — protein: MDTTTGSTTGTDWQAWQKSWDRQQEWYMPDREERFRIMLDMVEAFVGTEPRVLDLACGTGSITARLIARFPNATSTGVDLDPALLTIARGTFEGDDRVTFVEADLKDPDWPARLPYDAYDAVLTATALHWLRDEPLEALYGRIAELVRYGGVFMNADHMIDDTTPRINAAESAQRHARMDQAMRDGALDWAEWWALAAKDPVLTAPTARRFEIYGAHADGDMPSAAWHARVLRDKGFAEARPVWCSPSDTLLLALK
- a CDS encoding amino acid ABC transporter ATP-binding protein — encoded protein: MSSLGKDVAKSGGGPMVKAEGVHKSFGPAHILKGIDLEVNPREVFCLIGPSGSGKSTFLRCINHLEKISAGRLYVDGDLVGYRQKGDKLYELKEKEVAAQRRDIGMVFQRFNLFPHMTALENVMEAPVQVKRESRAAARERAQRLLDRVGLGDRTGHYPAQLSGGQQQRVAIARALAMEPKLMLFDEPTSALDPELVGEVLDVMRDLAEDGMTMIVVTHEMGFAREVGDSLVFMDDGVVVEAGHPREVLTNPQHERTKSFLSKVL